In the Danio rerio strain Tuebingen ecotype United States chromosome 8, GRCz12tu, whole genome shotgun sequence genome, one interval contains:
- the LOC141375903 gene encoding uncharacterized protein isoform X1, with product MDGLDDVAISTLKAANIGEDILPSLSREDIRDLFPGPEHFLRRKGIWRLTHKEEQEHIIPVEGSSADDKHTESSKQDDPSTSKFLKLPSPEYVLFTDSELQQMRRTYFEQQRLGKEGDVTLSKELFCRLIRNTMTNMVSIARASSDDYKYPTKHEVIAMAKRLVEYYPMIKDKSTGSRHEWDTVAKKLLKRLSNIRSPMKAKQPPFKRARQDKEPSAAVASDYDADSSASTVILSSPSSSSTPRQENDSIDEASDGPDNSLDSQKTQARHYRTLQEMYKAKKPNKAAVTHLLDLKFQSRRSFIDSNVLKEQDKPTNILQAYPCFKELDHAMDELRRIIEPNNSKYISEVKDRWETFYSKVQFYGVMKKVMKPPRTLNGVEHAIAVFTALPLLFPSGSAAPKKQVPISEALFHVLTPSEDPDTYIHRRAFSSPVLLVGEENCMVVVGTTPVLTFDKDLLYEGPLYLLAYYYAFHLTYPKCLATLLSVLQTQVLRDVIHEQDETPSYKKAIHEWRMFVD from the exons ATGGATGGGCTCGACGACGTTGCGATTTCCACTCTAAAag CTGCTAACATTGGGGAAGACATTTTGCCATCTCTCTCGCGAGAGGATATCCGAGATCTCTTTCCTGGTCCTGAGCACTTCCTGCGGCGCAAAGGTATTTGGCGTTTGACTCATAAGGAAGAACAG gAGCACATCATTCCTGTTGAAGGTTCATCAGCAGATGATAAACATACTGAAAGTTCAAAACAAGATGACCCCAGTACATCAAAGTTTTTAAAGTTACCCAGCCCAGAATATGTTCTCTTCACTGACAGTGAACTACAACAGATGAGACGCACATACTTCGAGCAGCAGCGTCTTGGAAAAGAGGGTGACGTCACCTTATCAAAGGAGCTATTCTGCCGGCTCATCCGAAATACCATGACAAACATGGTATCAATAGCAAGAGCATCTTCAGATGACTACAAATATCCCACTAAACATGAAGTTATTGCCATGGCAAAACGGTTAGTGGAATACTACCCTATGATAAAAGATAAGTCAACTGGATCTAGGCACGAGTGG GACACTGTTGCTAAAAAGCTCCTGAAGCGACTTTCAAATATCCGAAGTCCCATGAAGGCCAAACAGCCTCCTTTCAAAAGAGCACGTCAGGACAAAGAACCTTCCGCTGCTGTGGCAAGTGACTATGATGCTGATTCCAGTGCTTCAACAGTCATTCTGTCATCGCCTTCAAGTTCAAGCACCCCACGGCAAGAAAATGACAGCATTGATGAAGCAT CTGATGGTCCTGACAACAGCCTTGACAGCCAGAAAACCCAGGCAAGACATTACAGGACCCTACAAGAAATGTACAAAGCAAAGAAGCCAAATAAAGCTGCTGTAACCCATCTATTAGACCTGAAGTTCCAGTCCAGAAGAAGTTTCATTGACTCAAATGTATTGAAGGAGCAAGACAAACCCACAAATATTTTGCAAGCGTACCCCTGCTTCAAAGAATTGGACCAT GCAATGGATGAACTACGAAGAATCATTGAGCCAAACAACTCCAAATACATTTCTGAGGTGAAGGACAGGTGGGAGACCTTTTACTCCAAGGTTCAGTTTTATGGAGTGATGAAAAAAGTCATGAAGCCTCCAAGGACATTAAATGGag TTGAACATGCCATTGCTGTTTTTACTGCCCTACCGCTGCTCTTCCCATCTGGGTCTGCAGCACCGAAGAAACAGGTCCCAATCAGTGAGGCTCTTTTCCATGTTCTGACG CCCTCAGAGGACCCGGATACCTACATCCACAGGCGTGCATTTTCCAGTCCTGTCTTGCTGGTTGGTGAGGAGAACTGCATGGTGGTTGTAGGTACAACCCCAGTTCTAACATTTGACAAAGACTTGCTCTATGAGGGGCCTCTCTACCTCCTGGCCTATTACTATGCATTTCATCTCACATATCCAAAGTGTCTTGCAACACTCCTGTCTGTGTTGCAAACACAAGTTCTGAGAGATGTCATCCACGAGCAGGATGAAACCCCCTCGTACAAAAAGGCCATTCATGAATGGAGAATGTTTGTTGACTAA
- the LOC141375903 gene encoding uncharacterized protein isoform X2 — MRRTYFEQQRLGKEGDVTLSKELFCRLIRNTMTNMVSIARASSDDYKYPTKHEVIAMAKRLVEYYPMIKDKSTGSRHEWDTVAKKLLKRLSNIRSPMKAKQPPFKRARQDKEPSAAVASDYDADSSASTVILSSPSSSSTPRQENDSIDEASDGPDNSLDSQKTQARHYRTLQEMYKAKKPNKAAVTHLLDLKFQSRRSFIDSNVLKEQDKPTNILQAYPCFKELDHAMDELRRIIEPNNSKYISEVKDRWETFYSKVQFYGVMKKVMKPPRTLNGVEHAIAVFTALPLLFPSGSAAPKKQVPISEALFHVLTPSEDPDTYIHRRAFSSPVLLVGEENCMVVVGTTPVLTFDKDLLYEGPLYLLAYYYAFHLTYPKCLATLLSVLQTQVLRDVIHEQDETPSYKKAIHEWRMFVD; from the exons ATGAGACGCACATACTTCGAGCAGCAGCGTCTTGGAAAAGAGGGTGACGTCACCTTATCAAAGGAGCTATTCTGCCGGCTCATCCGAAATACCATGACAAACATGGTATCAATAGCAAGAGCATCTTCAGATGACTACAAATATCCCACTAAACATGAAGTTATTGCCATGGCAAAACGGTTAGTGGAATACTACCCTATGATAAAAGATAAGTCAACTGGATCTAGGCACGAGTGG GACACTGTTGCTAAAAAGCTCCTGAAGCGACTTTCAAATATCCGAAGTCCCATGAAGGCCAAACAGCCTCCTTTCAAAAGAGCACGTCAGGACAAAGAACCTTCCGCTGCTGTGGCAAGTGACTATGATGCTGATTCCAGTGCTTCAACAGTCATTCTGTCATCGCCTTCAAGTTCAAGCACCCCACGGCAAGAAAATGACAGCATTGATGAAGCAT CTGATGGTCCTGACAACAGCCTTGACAGCCAGAAAACCCAGGCAAGACATTACAGGACCCTACAAGAAATGTACAAAGCAAAGAAGCCAAATAAAGCTGCTGTAACCCATCTATTAGACCTGAAGTTCCAGTCCAGAAGAAGTTTCATTGACTCAAATGTATTGAAGGAGCAAGACAAACCCACAAATATTTTGCAAGCGTACCCCTGCTTCAAAGAATTGGACCAT GCAATGGATGAACTACGAAGAATCATTGAGCCAAACAACTCCAAATACATTTCTGAGGTGAAGGACAGGTGGGAGACCTTTTACTCCAAGGTTCAGTTTTATGGAGTGATGAAAAAAGTCATGAAGCCTCCAAGGACATTAAATGGag TTGAACATGCCATTGCTGTTTTTACTGCCCTACCGCTGCTCTTCCCATCTGGGTCTGCAGCACCGAAGAAACAGGTCCCAATCAGTGAGGCTCTTTTCCATGTTCTGACG CCCTCAGAGGACCCGGATACCTACATCCACAGGCGTGCATTTTCCAGTCCTGTCTTGCTGGTTGGTGAGGAGAACTGCATGGTGGTTGTAGGTACAACCCCAGTTCTAACATTTGACAAAGACTTGCTCTATGAGGGGCCTCTCTACCTCCTGGCCTATTACTATGCATTTCATCTCACATATCCAAAGTGTCTTGCAACACTCCTGTCTGTGTTGCAAACACAAGTTCTGAGAGATGTCATCCACGAGCAGGATGAAACCCCCTCGTACAAAAAGGCCATTCATGAATGGAGAATGTTTGTTGACTAA